Genomic DNA from Edaphobacter lichenicola:
TGATCGGCTTATAGTCCTCCGCATGTGAGATCTGATCATTCGCAACGATGTCCGCAGACACATCTCCGTTCGTGATCTGCCCTTTCGCCAAATTCGAATTCTGCAGACTCACCACCGACTGCACATTCGCCATCGTCATCCCGAAGCTCGCCAGCTTCGTCGGATTCACCTCAACGCGAACCGAAGGCAACGCACCTCCACCCGGATTGACCTGCCCCACTCCCTGAATCTGCGAAAGCTTTTGCTGCACCACCGTCGAGGCTTCGTCATACAGCTTGTCCGGCCCATATTTATCGGACGTCAAACCGAGAATCATGATTGGAGCATCAGCCGGATTCACCTTGCGATAGGTCGGATTCGCCGGAAGATTTGCCGGAAGATAAGTTCTCGCCGCGTTGATCGCCGCCTCAACATCACGCGCCGCGCCATCGATATTCCGGCTCAAATCAAACTGAATCGTCACCGACGTCGAGCCGAGGCTGCTCGCAGACGTCATCTCCGTCACACCTGCAATGTGCCCAAACTGCCGCTCCAGCGGTGTCGCCACAGACGACGCCATAATCTCGGCGCTCCCACCCGGCAAACCCGCACTCACCGAGATCGTCGGGAAATCCACCTGAGGCAGCGGAGACACCGGAAGCACATTGAACGCAATCGCCCCGGCAATTGCGATCGCAACCGTAAGCAGTGTCGTCGCTACAGGCCGATGGATGAACGGCGCAGAGATGTTCATGGCTGCCCCGCCGGCTCTAACTCGCCTCCACCCTGCTCCTCTTTCTTCGACCTCTTCGAAAACCGATGCGAAAGGTTGTCAAAGAAGATGTAGATCACCGGAGTCGTATACAGCGTGAGCACCTGGCTCACCAGCAGGCCGCCCACCATGGCGATTCCAAGCGGCCTCCGCAACTCCGAGCCGATACCCTGACCAAACGCCAACGGCAGGCCACCCAGCAACGCCGCCATCGTCGTCATCATGATCGGACGGAAGCGCAGCAGACACGCCTCATAGATTGCATCGGTCGAGCTAAGCCCGCGATGGCGCTCTGCATCAAGAGCAAAGTCGACCATCATGATTCCGTTTTTCTTAACGATGCCTATCAGCAGAACCAGCCCAATAATCGCTACAACACTGAGATCCTGGTGAAAGAGAATCAGAGAAAGAAACGCACCCACACCCGCCGAAGGCAGTGTCGAAAGAATCGTAACCGGATGAATAAAGCTCTCGTAAAGAACACCCAGAACGATGTACACCGTCACCAGCGCAGCCAGAATCAGCAGTGGCATTCCCGAGAGCGAGTTCCGAAACGACGCCGCAGTCCCCTGAAAGTCCGCCTGCAGGCTCGCCGGCATGTGCATGTCCTTCTGCACCTTCGTAATCTCGGTGATCGCCCCACCCAGCGCAGCATTCGGCGCAAGATTGAAGGAGACCGTAATCGCCGGGAACTGTCCCTGGTGCGTAATCGAGAGCGCCTCCGTCGTCGTCTCAAAGTGCGAGAACGCGCTGAACGGCACTGCATTGTTGAACGCGGAACTCGTCGTCCCGGCCGAAGTCGCACCCTTGCTCGAGGTCGAATTCACGGTGCTCGAAGTGAGCGCATTGATCGGAGGAGCCAGCGTATTCGCCGAAGCGGTAAACAAAGCAGAGCCCGTCAGCGCATTCGATCCCGCCGAGCTAGAGCCATTGCCCGAAGAAGACGTCGCCGCCGCGCCACTGGTCCCCGACGCCGACCCCGACCGAATATAGAGATGGTTCAGCTTATTCGGATCGAGCTGAAACTGCGGCTCTGCCTCAAGAATCACGTGATACTGATTCAACTGCGTGTACATCGTGTTGATCTGCCGTTGGCCAAACGCATCATAAAGCGTGTTATCAATCGTCGTCGGCGCCACACCAAGCCGCGAGGCCGTCGCGCGATCGATCACCAGCGACACCGCCAACCCGCCCAACTGCTGGTCCGTCGCAACATCCTCCAGCTCCGGCAATTGCTTCAAACGAGTTACAAATCGAGCCGTCCAATCGTTCAACTCATTCTGATCCGGATCCTCCAGCGTGTACTGATACTGCGTGCGGCTCACCCGGTCATCCACCGTAATGTTCTGCACCGGCTGCATGTAGATCTGAATATCCTGCACATCTTTCAGCTTCGACTGAAGCCGCCGAATCACATCGGAGGCATTCAGGTCGCGATCTTCGAGCGGTTTCAGGTTGATCGACATCCTTCCACTATTCGTAGTGATATTCGTTCCATCCGCTCCAATAAACGACGATAGGCTCTCGACAGCGGGATCCTGCAGGATCACCTTCGCCACCTCCTGCTGCTTGGCCGCCATCGCCTTCGACCCAATCGTCTGCGGAGCCTGCGTAATTCCCTGGATCACGCCCGTATCCTGCACAGGAAAAAATCCCTTGGGAATAATGATGTACAGATAAATCGTCAGCATCAACGTCGCAAGAGCAACCAGCAGCGTAATCGTCTGGTAGCGAAGCACAACCTTCAACGTCCGCCCGTAGAACGCAATCATCCGCTCAAAGACGTGCTCCGAGGCTCGATAGAAACGTCCCTGCTGCGCTTCCGGATTGTGTTTCAAAATCCGCGAAGCCATCATCGGCGTCAGCGTCAGCGAAACCACTGCTGACACAACGATCGTCACCGCCAGCGTCACCGCGAACTCACGGAACAGGCGGCCGACAACATCTCCCATGAACAACAGCGGAATCAACACCGCAATCAAAGAGACCGTCAACGAAAGAATCGTAAACCCGATCTGCTCTGCGCCCTTCAGCGCCGCCTCCATCGGCGTCTCGCCCTCTTCCAGATAACGCGAAATGTTCTCCACCATTACGATCGCGTCATCGACGACAAATCCAGTTGAGATCGTCAGCGCCATCAGCGACAGGTTATCCAGGCTATAGCCGAGCGAGTACATCGCCGCAAAGGTTCCAATCAGCGACAGCGGCACGGCCACACTCGGAATGATCGTTGCATACAGGTTCCGCAGGAACAGGAAGATGACCAGCACAACCAGCCCGATGGTCAGCATCAGTTCAAACTCAACATCGCTCACAGATGCCTGAATCGGTGTCGTCAGGTCAGTAAGAGTCGTCACCTCGATGCCCTTCGGCAGATTGGCCTCAAGCTGAGGCAGTAACTTCTTAATGCTCTCGACTACTTTGATCGTGTTTCCACCCGGCTGGCGTTGCACGTTCACGATTACAGCAGGCGTCTGATTCATCCACGCAGCCTGCGTCGTGTTCTCGACGCCATCACGAATGTGCGCGACGTCGGTCAACATCACCGGCGCGCCGTTGCGATA
This window encodes:
- a CDS encoding efflux RND transporter permease subunit — translated: MSPSRPFILRPVATSLLMAAILLVGIVSYTQLPVSALPEVDYPTIQVLTFYPGASPQVMATTVTAPLERQFGELQGLSQMTSSSSGGTSVVVLQFNLSLNIDIAEEEVQSAINASQSFLPANLPAPPIYSKTNPADAPVLTLAITSKTVPLSQVEDLVDTRLAPKISQVKDVGLVSISGGQKPAVRIQANPTALSSYGINLEDLRTAVSQSSVNAAKGNFDGPRQDYQIDANDQLVTSKDYRSVVVAYRNGAPVMLTDVAHIRDGVENTTQAAWMNQTPAVIVNVQRQPGGNTIKVVESIKKLLPQLEANLPKGIEVTTLTDLTTPIQASVSDVEFELMLTIGLVVLVIFLFLRNLYATIIPSVAVPLSLIGTFAAMYSLGYSLDNLSLMALTISTGFVVDDAIVMVENISRYLEEGETPMEAALKGAEQIGFTILSLTVSLIAVLIPLLFMGDVVGRLFREFAVTLAVTIVVSAVVSLTLTPMMASRILKHNPEAQQGRFYRASEHVFERMIAFYGRTLKVVLRYQTITLLVALATLMLTIYLYIIIPKGFFPVQDTGVIQGITQAPQTIGSKAMAAKQQEVAKVILQDPAVESLSSFIGADGTNITTNSGRMSINLKPLEDRDLNASDVIRRLQSKLKDVQDIQIYMQPVQNITVDDRVSRTQYQYTLEDPDQNELNDWTARFVTRLKQLPELEDVATDQQLGGLAVSLVIDRATASRLGVAPTTIDNTLYDAFGQRQINTMYTQLNQYHVILEAEPQFQLDPNKLNHLYIRSGSASGTSGAAATSSSGNGSSSAGSNALTGSALFTASANTLAPPINALTSSTVNSTSSKGATSAGTTSSAFNNAVPFSAFSHFETTTEALSITHQGQFPAITVSFNLAPNAALGGAITEITKVQKDMHMPASLQADFQGTAASFRNSLSGMPLLILAALVTVYIVLGVLYESFIHPVTILSTLPSAGVGAFLSLILFHQDLSVVAIIGLVLLIGIVKKNGIMMVDFALDAERHRGLSSTDAIYEACLLRFRPIMMTTMAALLGGLPLAFGQGIGSELRRPLGIAMVGGLLVSQVLTLYTTPVIYIFFDNLSHRFSKRSKKEEQGGGELEPAGQP